The following nucleotide sequence is from Agromyces sp. SYSU T00194.
AAGCCGAAGCGCTCGCCCAGTTCGACGGCGACGTCGGCGAGGTCGGGCGCGGTCAGGTGCGCGGGCGGGGCGTTGGTGAGGTCGCGCGCGATCGACGCGGCGCGGGCGGCGGCGATGCCGGCGGCCACACCGGCGGCGCCGGCGTCGAGGCCCTCGGCGGCGAGCTGGAGGCGCTCGATCGCGACCTCCTTCGGCGTCGCCTTCAGCGCGGCGAAGCGGTAGCGGGCGAGCAGCGCGCCCTCGGTGAGCACGCGGGCGGCGGTCTCGGCGTCGACCGGGCCGAGCGACGCGACGCGGATGCCGAGGGCGGCCTGCTTGGGCACGGCGCGCACGAACGCGGCGGCGGCGTCGCGCAGCGAGGCATCCGTCTGCTGGTCGGCATCGCCCGCGCCGACCACGACGATCGTCGGGCCCGCGGGCTGGGGCAGCAGCAGCGTCTGGCCGGGCTTGCCCTCGAAGCCGACGCGCGCGAGCGCCTCGCGGTCGAGCGCCACCTCGGGCACGTCGCCCTCGGCGTGCACGACGATGCCGATCGCGTCGAGCGAGGGGTCGAGCTCGTCGACGACGGTGACGTCGACGGCCTCGAGGCGCGCGAGCGAGGGAACGGGGGTGAAATCGGCGGGGATGAGCCGAATCGGGTCACGGGTCATGTGCGAGTCCTCCATCGCGCCCGTCGCGGCGGTTCCACGCGGGCGACCCTGACACCATAATCCGGGCGGGCGCCAGGGGCGGCATCCGGATGCTCCGGGGCATCCGCCCGCTCCTGCACCCGGCGCGCGGGTGACCGGATCGCGATCGACGGGTTCCTGAGAAGTGCGGGCGGGCCCCTCGTGCGCGCGTGCCGCCGCTCGCTACGCTCTGACCATGGACCCGGTCGCATGGACCATGATCATCCTGGCCGCCGCGGTGGTCGCCTTCGTCACGAACCGGGTGCCCATCGTCGTCGTCGCGTTCGGCGTCGCGCTCTCGCTCTGGGCGACGGGGGTGCTGACCCTGAACCAGTCGCTCGCCGGGTTCGGCGACCCGACGGTGCTGTTCATCGCCTCGCTGTTCGTGGTGGGCGAGGCCCTCGACACGACCGGCGTCACGGCCTGGGCCGGCCAGCAGGTGATCGGCCGGGCCGGCCGCAGCCCCGTGCGCCTCCTGGTGGTGGTGTCGGCGCTCGCGGCGGTCATGTCGGCACTGATCAGCGTGAACGGCGCGACCGCGGCGCTGCTGCCGCTCGTGGTGGTCGTCGCCGCGCGTGCGGGGCTCGTCTCGTCGAAGATGCTCATCCCGCTCGCGTTCGCCGCGAGCGCGGGCTCGATGCTCGCCCTCACGGGCACGCCGGTCAACATCATCGTCTCCGACGCCGCCGAGGCGGCGGGGGAGCGGCCGTTCGGGTACTTCGAGTTCGCACTCGTCGGCATCCCGCTCGTGGCCGGCACGATCCTCATCATGGTGCTGTTGCGGAACGTGCTGCCCGAGCGGCATCCGCAGTCGATGGCCCGCGACCTCGGCGACTACGCAGCGACCATCAAGCGGCACTACGACCTGCGCACCGAGGCGATCGAGCTGCCGCTCATCGGCGCCGCGCACGGCGCCATGGAGGTCATCGTCTCCCCGCGGTCGTCGCTGATCGGCGCGCGGGTCTTCCCGGGCATGACGATGCCCGACGGCGACCTCGTCGTGCTGGCCGTGCGCCGCGGGGCCGACGACCTCGGCACGACCGAGGAGACGCTGCGCGCCGGCGACACCCTCCTGCTGCGCGGCGGCTGGCGCGAGCTCCGCGACCTCAGCCGCGGACCCGACCTCGTGGTCGTCGACGCGCCCGACCTGATCCGTCGCACCGTCGCGCTCGGCACCGGCGCCAAGCGGGCGATCGGCATCCTCGCCGGCATGGTGCTCGTGCTCGCGACGGGGCTCATCCCGGCGGCGGCCGCCGGCCTGCTCGCGGCCGGGGCGGCGATCCTGCTCAAGGTGGTGAGCGTGCCGCAGGCGTTCCGCAGCATCTCGTGGACCACGGTCGTGCTCGTGGCGGGCATGATCCCGCTCGCCACCGCCTTCACCGAGACCGGCGCGGCCGACATGGTGGCGAACGGGGTGCTCGCGCTCGTCGGCGACTCGGGGCCACAGCTGGCGCTGCTCGTGCTGTGCGTGCTGACCTTCGTGATGAGCCAGCTCATCAGCAACGCGGCGACCGTCCTGGTGGTGATCCCGATCGCCACCTCGATCGCCACGACCTACGACGTGTCGGTGCTGCCGTTCATGATGGCGCTGACCGTCGCGGGCGCCGCCGCGTTCCTCACGCCGGTCGCCACCCCGGCCAACGCGATGGTGCTGGAGCCCGGCGGCTACAAGTTCGGGGATTACTGGAGACTCGGACTCCCGCTGTCGGTATTCTTCGTCGCGATGGCCGTGCTGTACGTGCCCCTGATCTGGAGGTTCTAGCCCGTGAGCGAGCCGACCCGCACCCTGCCCAAGCCCGGCTGGTACCCCGACCCGGCCGGCAGCGGCCGCAGGCGCTGGTGGACCGGGCTCGGCTGGAGCGACCGGTTCGCCGAGCCCGGGCAGATCGGCGGGCTGTCGCGCAACGGCTCGACCTCGTCGGAGTCGGTGTACGGCGAGTGGATCTGGCTCGTCGTGGTGCTGCCGTACGTGCCGTCGCTCGGGCTGTTCTTCATCGACTGGGACCGGTTCATCGCGATGCTGACCTCGCCGAACCCGGACGTCGCGACCCTCGCGGGCGTCCAGCTGATCCTCGACCCCGCCTACCTCTTCCTCATCATCGGTGCCTGGGTGGCGTACTTCCTGGTGATCGCGTTCGCGGCGGCCGACCGGGCACGGTTGCGCCGACTGGGCGTGGAGCGCCCCTTCCACTGGTCGGTGGCGATCTTCTCGGCGACCATCTACGTCGTCGGCCGCAGCATCGTCGTGAACCGCCGTGCGGGTGGCGGCGGCCTCGCCCCCATCTGGCTGCTGCTCGCGCTGCTGGTCGCATCCTCGATCGCGGGCGCGCTCTTCGGACTGTGGTTCGGGCGGGAGCTGTTCGAGACCGTCTCCGCCGTCTACGGCTGATCGCGTCGGCTGATCGCACCGGCGGGCCCCGGAGCGCACCGTACCGGGGTACCGTCAGATATGGCCGGTCGCGACGGGCACGACGCATCCGGCGGGTCCGAGCGCTGGCGCCCCGGTCGTCGGGGCCGGCGCAACCCGCCGGCGTGGACCCGTGCGCTCGCGGAG
It contains:
- a CDS encoding SLC13 family permease; the encoded protein is MDPVAWTMIILAAAVVAFVTNRVPIVVVAFGVALSLWATGVLTLNQSLAGFGDPTVLFIASLFVVGEALDTTGVTAWAGQQVIGRAGRSPVRLLVVVSALAAVMSALISVNGATAALLPLVVVVAARAGLVSSKMLIPLAFAASAGSMLALTGTPVNIIVSDAAEAAGERPFGYFEFALVGIPLVAGTILIMVLLRNVLPERHPQSMARDLGDYAATIKRHYDLRTEAIELPLIGAAHGAMEVIVSPRSSLIGARVFPGMTMPDGDLVVLAVRRGADDLGTTEETLRAGDTLLLRGGWRELRDLSRGPDLVVVDAPDLIRRTVALGTGAKRAIGILAGMVLVLATGLIPAAAAGLLAAGAAILLKVVSVPQAFRSISWTTVVLVAGMIPLATAFTETGAADMVANGVLALVGDSGPQLALLVLCVLTFVMSQLISNAATVLVVIPIATSIATTYDVSVLPFMMALTVAGAAAFLTPVATPANAMVLEPGGYKFGDYWRLGLPLSVFFVAMAVLYVPLIWRF
- a CDS encoding DUF2510 domain-containing protein, with amino-acid sequence MSEPTRTLPKPGWYPDPAGSGRRRWWTGLGWSDRFAEPGQIGGLSRNGSTSSESVYGEWIWLVVVLPYVPSLGLFFIDWDRFIAMLTSPNPDVATLAGVQLILDPAYLFLIIGAWVAYFLVIAFAAADRARLRRLGVERPFHWSVAIFSATIYVVGRSIVVNRRAGGGGLAPIWLLLALLVASSIAGALFGLWFGRELFETVSAVYG